Proteins found in one Bactrocera oleae isolate idBacOlea1 chromosome X, idBacOlea1, whole genome shotgun sequence genomic segment:
- the LOC138858201 gene encoding uncharacterized protein encodes MKKWPFSICGQSTLSISVLPGKNGHIYGEMPSEFYKVGHNCGIYEKEKTAMGPSGGSPSTWLYSEKVHQIIFGFKSNMFSQLTLVSTDSRCLFLNETTDVQNFKKRESDCNIRALEKIEDTEKQCMRIEQEKADALKEIAIDNKELKNGILNLNRQK; translated from the exons ATGAAGAAGTGGCCGTTCTCGATTTGTGGGCAGAGCACTTTGTCGATCTCCGTGCTGCCCGGGAAAAATGGCCACATTTATGGCGAAATGCCAAGTGAGTTCTACAAAGTAGGACATAACTGCGGTATTTATGAAAAGGAGAAAACGGCAATGGGTCCGTCTGGTGGGTCACCCTCGACATGGCTCTATAGTGAAAAAGTCCACCAGATAATTTTTGGCTTTAAGTCGAATATGTTTAGCCAGCTGACGCTCGTAAGTACTGACAGTaggtgtttatttttaaatgagacAACTGATGTACAAAACTTT AAAAAAAGAGAGTCAGATTGTAATATAAGGGCGTTGGAAAAAATTGAAGATACGGAAAAACAATGTATGAGGATAGAGCAGGAGAAGGCGGACGCGCTTAAAGAAATCGCCATTGACAACAAAGAGTTAAAAAATGGTATACTAAATTTAAAtagacaaaaataa